The genomic interval gtaaagcgtctccggcGTCTCTTTTGATCAATATAATTTTTTGTAGATtacatttttagaatttttttcagaaaaaatgtactctttttttaaatgtttgttctTTCTAACTATAGTATAACTTCACTGCAAATTGATCGCACCTGTAGAGGTGTGTTGCCATGGTTGTCAGAGGCTACGAAGTCCAATAATGTAATTAGCATAAAATTGTGATAAAACAGTGTCAGGGCCTGAAGAaaagtatgtatttttttcatatggtagcagacacaaatataacgtttaaATGGGGGCTGCCTTACCTTGATTGAACACGAGCATCAGGATACACAAGAGCCCCCCAACCAGAAGTGTGGAGATGAAGGATATTCTTCTCCCCACGGCTTCCAGCAGCCACATACAAAGTATCTGAGCCGGCATCTCAGTCAGACCAAAGAACATCTGCGTCATGAAAACGTCCAAGCCAAAGTTCCCCACATTGAAGGTGATGCAAAAGTAGCCAATGTTCACTGAGAACCTAAAAAAGAGAACGAGTCatgaccattattattattttcagtcATCATATAGTTGTGTAATGTAACTTACCATATGAATACTACGATAAAGAAATACTTCTTTAGCAAAGATGACTGAAAAAGTATTAAAATGCCACTCTTTCTGTCGATTTTATTCACAACAACCTGCAACACAAAAGCAACATGTTAAATTATATATTGAACTCAaatatctaaaacttttactgtacacacaaaatacctattcctctcaaatattgttcacaaatctgtctaaatctgtgttagtgagcatttctttttTGCCGAGAAATTCCATCCCACCTCTCAGGTGTGacgtatcaagatgctgattgcaggaatgtccaccagagttgTTGCCAGTGAATAGAATGTTTATTTATCTACCAAAAGCCGTCTCCAAAGCCATTTCAGGgtatttggcagtacatccaaccggcctcacaatcGCTGACCATGTGTAACCacgccagcccaggacctccacttCCAACAGGTGCtttaacaattggtttgcataaccaaagaatttctgcacaaaaactgtgagaaaccgtctcagggaatctcgtctgcatgctcgtcgtcctcaacagggtctcgacctgactgcagttcgtccTCGTTACCGACTTGAGTGggaaaatgctcacattcgatggtgtCTGGCACGTTGGAAAGGTGTTCTTAAcacggatgaatcccggttttcagtGTTCAGGACAGATGGCGGACAGTGTGTGTGGtgtcgtgtgggagagcggtttgctgatgtcaacgttgtgaatcgtgTGGTCCTTGGCAAAgcagaaatgctcactaacacagatttacacggatttgtgaacaatatctgAAAgcaataggtcttttgtgtgtatagtaaaggttgtagatctttgagttcagctcatgaaaaatgggagcaaaaacaatagtgtttattttttattcagtatATTTATTAGCTGTAGTTTTAAGTAACAGCTAACATTACCAGGTGTGCGTTGCAATGCCCATCAGACAACACAATATATGTTGATGGGCATTACATacatttaaaggggccctattcaACAGTTCCAGATTTTGAAGTATGTGTCTAAAATGTAGTGCTTCATGATGTGGAAGAGACAATTTTTATGCCACTCCAGATCTAACTTTCTTGACAGGTCGGGCACGAGAACTTCGCAAGATCTCTACAAGATCTCAAAACCTTTGATTACCTCCAGTAGGCTGGTTGTTTGTCAAAAATGCTTCTCGTTTCTCAAGGAACAAGACCAAAGTAGGTGAGGAAGAAAACGATATATATctgatatgtatgcatatatatcaaGTCTGTCCGAGGAAACTTTACTCATGAGATAATTTTTACTTAACACAACATTTTGGTCTACTTCAAAGCTGGTAATCAGATCCTAAGGTACCTCAAAAACCGGACAGGCACCACATACCgagaaaaacaatctggtgtatgccgCCCAGTGCAGAGACGTATGCTCTGATTTATACAAATCAAGCAGTCATCgtctcaacatccatccatccatattcttccgcttatccgaggtcgggtcgtgctggcaacagcctaagcagggaagccaagacttccctctccccagccacttcgtccagctccccctggaggatcccgaggcgttcccaggccagccgggagacatagtcttcccaacgtgtcctgggtcttccccgtggcctcctaccggtcggacgggccctaaacacctccctagggaggcgttcgggtggcatcataaccagatgcccgaaccacctcatctggctcctttcgatgtggaggagcagcggctttacctcctggatggcagagcttctcaccctatctctaagggagagccccgccacccggcggaggaaactcatttcggccgcttgtacccgtgatcttgtcctttcggtcataacccaaagctcatgaccataggtgaggatgggaacgtagatcgactggtaaattgagagctttgccttccgactcagctccttcttcaccacaacggatcaatacagtggccgcattactgaagacgccgcaccgatcttcctgtcaatctcacgatccactcttgaacaagactccgaggtacttgaacaagATCTCTTctccaacccagagatggcactccactgtTTTcctggcgagaaccatggactcggactcgtcTCAACACAGACAAGCTAACTTATCAGGTTCTGAGAAACAGCGCtgttttaatgaaataaatattCTGGACGGAGAAGACAGACGGTTGGAAAGGAGAGTGAGGATGGGTGTAAGTCGGTATTAGGTAAAAATTACGGGATACAGGATACAGTAGCTACATACAGCGTAATGATGTGACGTCAGTCAATGCTACGCAACGCTACATTCTAAAATCTTGCCTCAAAACACAAAGAGATATGTGGTCCTAATTCATAACTGGAATCAAACAGGGAAGCAGTGAGTATTATGACCACGACACTGTGTAagaagcagctgtgtgcgcggcTATCCGGTGTCGCTAGCTGTGACACTGGCTGCTATATTTAGCATCGAGAGTCAGTCAATTCAGCCTCAACTTGAAGCAAGGTGAATCCAGGTTAATATAGTGTTTATTATGTAGGCGGGGCTTAGATAAACACTTTGACTGGCATCTAGTTGGGGTCACCCAACAGCCTACTGCAGCGCAACAGTAAAGAGCCAGACTACGACTCCTACACCATCATTATAATTGATAACATTCTGTCTttcaaaatgcctttaataagCGTGTGAGGTAATTTTAGGGCCTTGTGTTCGGATCTAGGATTTAGCTTATTAGCTGCCAAGGGGCGGTCTGGAGGGGTAGCATCGAGCCGTTTATGAAAAATTTAAATCTTTATGGGCATATCAATTACTCATGTAGTTTCGCTTGTTGCTGATGTCCAGAGAACAACCTTATCATATAGCGAGGATCTACTTTATATGTAATATCCAAGTCTTCTTTACTCTTAGCGAACACAACCGATTGAGGGGTTGTGTCTGGTCATGACTAAAGCCAACCCTACACCTCTGACCGATGGCGTTGGTCAGGGAGACGGCTGCGGAATGTTGGCATCCAATATCATTCTAAAAATCGCCAAAATGAGCAGGGTAGGGCCCCTTTAACAACTTTCCTACAAcgaaaatatttataaatatttctgTAATTGAGGCCTCTAAAATGTTACTGCAGCTTTTGTACCTTTTCCAGGTGAGAGTCAGTGAAGGTGCGTTTATTGACAGCTGCCGCTTTAGACAGCAACTCTTTAGCTTCTTCTGTCCTCCCTCTGCCCAACAACCACCTGGCGGACTCTGGAAGGAACCTGGCCGTTTACAAGGACATGATGTAAGAAGAACAGGGAAGTTAAGATCCACAAATGGATAATCGGTTGATTCTTACCAGATATAAATACAAACGACGGCTTGTGGAACTGCACTGATGAGTTGAGCTAGTCTCCAGTCTCGAATGGCATAGATCAGACCAGCAAGGATGGCCTTTCCAGCTGCTCCACAGAGTTGAATTATGCAAGCTCCCCATGATCTTTTGGAAGGACCAATCCACTCTGTGGCTACAATAACAAAACAATGATACAGATATATTTATAAATTCATATTATCCTTTTTCCTGGCCGATTCATTCACCAGATATCACTCCCTGAACATCTTTTTATGAGGTTATGCTAAAGATATTGCATATCAAACTGATACTGATACAAGATTACGGATAACATTGATGAGGCTACAGCAAACAAGGGAAGAAATCTTGACATGCTTCATATATGcttaatacattttttagtcTGGCTCTCAACGAAGGCGGACATTTCCCTTCCCTATCCCTTATCTCTGCTGCGTTTGCttctttgtctcgtcttgtcttaactttcttggtgcctctttttgcactgctctccaaaatctaaacaatggaattgatcaacaaTCGGGGTTCGGGGGAAACTGTTTGTCCTGATGGAACATTTGCCGCTGGAAACACCATGAACTCTCGGGAGAAGTGCAAAGTCCTGTGCCTGGAAATTTTTTtagtagaggacgttaaagacatctacctattctgAATCATGATAACAAGACAATTGCTGAATGGAGTAAGGGTTTCCCTAGTGTATTGACAAATTCGGAAGATACCGTTGAAGGTACCACAAAGGGTTGATGGGATGGGCAGAGCTGTGGGCACTCAGACTATTGTGGTTTCTGAACTAAatcacaaactggataacatTTCGGAGAAACAAAATTATGATCGATTTGAGTGACAGAACAGACAACTAGAGCAAACAAACTATTGGAACACATCTAATCTCCCTAAACAAAACAATCTTTATTTACAATTCGGCTTCCTCTCTACTGGCGTTGGCTAGGTCATGCTGTAAACACACCTAGTGAGAACATTGCAGCTCTGAAATCTGACTCTGTTGGGTGAGACCTTGAACGCCTTCATAGCAACCAGCTATGTCATCGTAATGTCACTCCGCGGAATGAGGCAAAAGGCTGCGACGATGAACGGAGCGACTTCCAGGCTTATGTACTCGCATGGAGCAGGGCCCCTGGTGGCTGCAGCTTCAGGCCGGATGCTCCACCGTTGCAAGTCTGGAGTTTAGTATGTCGTAATTTGTACTTATGTCgcttgaggtttttttttctggTCTCATACTGACacgcctgtccctggttgccattcAGGATGCCCTAAAAGAACAGGGCttattttctgcacttgcctgatGTCTCGGCATGTCTGGGTCCAGGACAAACACCATAACGTTAAATGGAGCAAATACTTTAACATCTAATTTACTCACTTACGCCTAGTACCTCTTCTGGGGCATAGGCCGTCAACAAGTGATCTCCAGGCATTTCTGTCTTCGGCCGTTCTCTCCAGTTGGGTCCCGGTCATCTTAATGCTCTTCGTGTTGCCAGGTGTTTCTGGGACGGCCCCTTTTCCGCTTGCCCTGTGGGTTCCATATTAGGGCTCGTCTAGTAATGGTATTTGTGGGCTTACGCAGAGTGTGGCCTTTCCAGCGCCATCTGCGTTTCTTAATTTCCACTTCCGCGGGAAGCTGATTTGTTCTTTGCCAGAGTTCAGTATTGCTGATGGTGTCTGGCCATCGGATGTGGAGAATCTTCCGTTAGTGAATACCTGCACTTTTTTGACGGTGTCAGCTGTGGTTCTCCAGGTCTCTGCTCCATATAAGAGGACTGCTGTGATGTTGGAGTTAAAGAATCTGACTTTGGTGTTGAGGGTCAGTTCTTTCGAGATTGACAGAGGCAGAtgattacatatatccatatttgtgtgttacttctttactttcatagtcatattacaaatagctaatgttccatattgtactcttttccCTTTTCTCATCATCTCATGAAAGTGTGCTTACATTGTGGGGCCACCTGGAGCTAggaggcagagaggaggaatcctccctgcttcccttctcagGCCGACTCTAGATAAGAAACACAATGGACATCTGTAGTCATTTCTGTAAGGTGGGGGCGAGGAACAACGAAAGTGGGGGCGAGAGACAGAGGAGCGAGGGCAACGCTGGCGTAGGGGAGTGGGGGGCGATCGATCTTAGCTGTgctagtgaacgcttctgtactggattggtctcacgtttattttcaaagctttgaaaataaatcacaaaataccGATTCTGTCTGGTGGTCAAATTTGAGCTCAGcttatgtcatcaaaagaacttgggagtgaccagaaacctaaattccctggaggaacatctggtcggaCGCAACAAGATCCAAATGTTACGCAGTTGGGTAAACGCAACACGTGCCTTCCTGATTCgtgcttttgtgtcagcgtcttAACATTTACtctacatttttgtatttttttccacagATAGGCCCATCTATTGTGATAAATTGTAAAGGTACTTTATGTAAACCCTGTACTATTTCAAAATATCCATGAAGCATCAATGAAAGTGAAACATTTCCAATTTGAGTAGATATGAATGCAAATTGATGTCTTATTAGCTGTCTTAATCTGAGTTCCCATTATACTGCAATAACAAAATACAAGCTAATGCAGGACTTTACCTAATATGATCGCGTTTAGCCGAAAACCTCCGCTGCCAACGCCGGCCAAAAACAGGGAGAGCAGAAATAGTCCGTAGTATGGGCACAAAGCAGTGACGACAGTAAAAATGAGGGAAAAAACCATCGGAATTTGAGCCGCTCGTTTACGACCAATCCTGGAGAAAACAAGTGAGGTTAGAATTAGACTCAATTGTGAGGAAAACAACGAAACATCCAACACTTACGATTCAGCCACTGGTCCAAATAAGAGACAACCCAGCAGAACGCCCATCATACTTACTGATTGTGCCAGTTGAGGTAAATGAGCCCGATCACATACCAGATCAAACTACAAGCACAACAAAaaggaatttaaaaaatgcaattttaggtAAAAGTATTAAGAGTCTGTACTTACATCAGTGACTATGGTGGCAGTATAAAGTTCACTGTTGTACACCCAACCATTTTGGCACACCGTGGTGTCGTTGAGTCCGTGTTCCCGGATGGTCCCGATGTCCCAGTCCACCGGAACAAACATGCGACACCTGCTGAAAGAACCGTCCTGCTCCAGAGGAACGGTCAGGTTCAGCTGCTCCTCCGAGGTCAGGTTAGCGTCGGCCTTCAGGATCCAGTCCGTGTTGCAATGCCGCTCCGGGTCCAACTGGATAAAAAGTAAGCAGGCGAATGTGAAAGTAATGATTGTACTCGGGAAAGAAACTGCGCAGATTAGGAGCTTCTGGAAGGTTCCAAACTCTCCAATGTTCCTAAGGATCTCCCCAAAGTCGGCCATGTTCAGACAGTAGAGCCAACTCAGTTGAAATGCGGCCCCATGATGACTTTTAAACAGCACGggttaatatttaaactcaaatTGTATTGTTTAACGAGGATGAGCCAGCAGTTCATGCAGGGTGATTGGTTTTGAGAGACCTTACGGCATGGCTCGTGGTAACGGTATTGAAATTTAGCTTGACGATGAGCATGCTTGAAACACACAGTTAAACTggcattattattaataagtaaTTTCACAAAATTTTACATGCATCTTAAAATACAACAAATTGTTTAGAACTCCTGCTCCACCTAGTAAACTACCAAAGTGTCTGAGCCCTCCTAAAGACCTGGTACCTTGATTTGCAACCTTcattatgatttatttatttttaaaaaacaacattcatGCTGCCTTTTTGATTATTACAGTATTATGACAGTGTACTATGACTCCggattacatataaaatactgctGATCATTCACTACAATTTACTGCATGCAGACTTATCACACATACATCCTCGGCGACCTCAGGTGTGGCTCACGTGttgcattgttattgttataTAATATCTATGATTTATACAGTGTAGGGgtgttccgataccaataatatttcgatactttccagaataaaagggaaccacaaaaaaatgtcataatttgcTCTATTTTTACCAGAAATCTAATGATACATTTtaccatcctatcttgccgattgtattgtaccatatgtgccgggaagaaatctgcgttcaaagaacttcgGCTTATTAGTCATTCCCAGaacccccaaaaaagtctgcggggtatagagcgttttctattcgggctccagtactatggaatgccctcccggtaacagttagagatgctacctcatttgtatactctagcctttaaatagaccccctttttagaccagttgatctgccgtttcttttcttttctgctctgcccccctctcccttgtggaaggggggcacatgtccggtggccatggatgaagtgctggctgtccagaatcgggagccggggtggaccgctcgcctgtgcatcggttggggacatctctgcgctgctgctgacccgtctccgctcgggatggtctcctgctggccccattatggactggactctcactattatgttagatctactatggactggactctcactattatgttagatccactatggactggactttcacaatattatgctagaccagaGCGTCgcaaaaaaaatatcagtttctAAGCTGTGGTCCGTACGGGccgctgtaatacacttttccaacaAATATCcaacaaacagaaaaagtccGGAGCTGAAGTCatcgagaagtttcttaagtgcataaATGACTAGGTGGTGAAGCTATATTTCCACTTGCACTtacattttatccatccatccatccattttcttccgcttatcctaggtcgggtcacgggggcagagaagcccagacttccctctccccagccacttcgtccagctcctcccgggggatcccgagacgttcccaggccagccgggagacatagtcttcccaacgtgtcttgggtcttccccgtggtctcctacgagtcggacgtgtcctaaacacctccctagggaggcgtttgggtggcatcctgaccagatgccctaaccacctcctctggctcctctcgatgtggaggaggagCGGTTTTACTTCGAACTCCTACCGAATgagagcttctcatcctatctctaagggagagccccgccaccagacggaggaaactcatttcggctgcttgtacccgtgatcttgtcctttcggtcataacccaaagctcatgaccataggtgaggatgggaacgtagatcgacccgtaaactgagagctttgccttccggctcagctccttcttcaccacaacggatcgatacagcgtccgcattactgaagacgccgcaccgatccgcctgttggtctcacgatccactcttcccccactcgtgaacaagagtccgaagtacttgaactcctccacatggggcaagatctcttccccaactcggacatggcattccacccttttccgggcgagaaccgtggacttggacttggaggggctgattctcatcccagtcgcttcacactcggctgcgaaccgatccagcgagagctgaagatcctggccagatgaagccatcccgaccacatcatctgcacaaagcagagacctaatcctgcagccaccaaaccggatcacctcaacgccctgactgcgactagaaattctgtccacttGCATTTTAAGGACagattatttaagaaacatacttatatgtattaataatttattcagaaattattttagcactgcataattaTATAAATCACCAGTGTGCTCAAACGACCACCAggtggcatctgtgagcagaCAACACCGGATAATCTCTTTCTCTTTCAGACTTATCAGGTCTTGTCAGGTCAGTAGTGCCAATCTATACCAATGTATATATACCTGTTAtataacaataacaatgcaaCACGTGAACCACACCCGAGTTCACCGGTGGACTGGGACATCGGGACCATCCGGGAACACGGACTCAACGACACCACGGTCTGCCAAAATGGTTGGGTGTACAACAGTGAACTTTATACTGCCACCATAGTCACTGATGTAAGTGCAGACTTTTCTAACACTTTTacctaaaattaaaaaattttaattCCTTTTTGTTGTGCTTTGTAGTTTGATCTGGTATGTGATCGGGCTCATTTACCTCAACTGGCACAATCGGTCGGAATGATGGGCGTTCTGTTTGGTTGTCTCTTGTTTGGACCTTTTGCTGAATCGTAAGTAAtggatgtttgtttttgtttgcactaaattagtctgatttctcaaatagtatgttttttattacaaaacccaaaaccagtgaagttggcacgttgtgtaaatggtaaataaaaacagaatacaatgatttgcaaatccttttcaacttagattcaattgaatagactgcaaagacaaggtacttaacgttcgaactggaaaactttgttattttgtgcaaatattagctcatttggaatttgatgcctgcaatatgtttcaaaaaatctggcacaagagaatgttgaggaatgctcatcaaaaacttatttggaacatcccaaaggtgaacaggctcattgggaacatgtgggtgccatgattgggtttaaaagcagcttccatgaaacgctcagtcattcactttgtgaacaaatgcgtgagcaaattgtccaacagtttaagaacaacatttgtcaaccagctattgcaaggaatttagggatttcaccatctacggtccgtaatatcatcaaaaggttcagagaatctggagaaatcaccgcacgtaagcaatgatatcacagaccttcgatccctcaggcggtactgcatcaaaaagcgacaccagtgtgtaaaggatatcaccacatgggctgaggaacacttcataaaaccactgtcagtaactacagttcgtcgctacatctgtaagtgcaagttaaaactctactatgcaaagccaaagccatttatcaacaacacccagaaacgccgccggcttcgctgggcccaagctcatctaagatggactgatgcaaagtggaaaagtgttctgtggtatttcagcaagacaatgccaagccacgtgttacaacagcgtggcttcatagtaaaagagtgtgggtactagactggcctgcctgtagtccagacctgtctctcattgaaaatgtgtggtgcattatggcgcctaaaataccacaacggagaccccggactgttgaacaacttaagctgtacatcaagcaagaataggaaagaattccacctgaaaagcttcaaaaatgtgtctcctcagttcccaaacgtttacggagtgttgttaaaaggaaaggccatgtaacacagtggtaaaaaagcccctgtgacaacttttgtgcaatgtgttgctaccattaaattctaaattaatggttatttgcaaaaataaatgtgttcgaacattaaatatcttgtctttgcagtctattcaattgaatataggtttaaaaggatttgcaaatcattgtattctgtttttatttacgaattacacaacgtgccaacttcactggttttgggttttgtatttccaCACCTACTGTACATGTAACGTCTCAGTGTCAATGCATACTCTAATGCGACTGTCATACGCCTTGTGCCTTCCATACACCGGGGGGCGCTTGTTTCCTTTTAGCACAGGTTTATGTTGATCTATGACGTCACACCATGACTAGGCATCTGCGACTCCTTACAAGTCAACATCCCAGATCTTATTGTACCTGATGTCCACTTTAGTGTTAgcacatattacaaatattacgtctataatggctatgctgatattaAAAAACAGGCACCTTCGAAAAATTATTATAGATTGTGCAACGAACATGACGTTACAACCAAGAAGTTCTCGGaacggatgcaggtccgaagcaaagaaagactggcGAGAGAGAGTTATTTTGAAGGAATTTTCAGACAGAGAATCATAGAAAGAAAATGTTCAAATGTCTCGAGTTCATTCATAAAGCTCAGTGGATTGATTGCGttacccagggaacaagggactaACAGCCCTATGCAGACAGAAGCCCAAAAGCTGGGCCAAGCCACGGGTGAAGCAGGAAACAACCAGCCCCaaaccagcgagagaccacaccccacgcaGGCAGAAAGACAGGGCGCTCCGCCCCGCCCCAcaagcaaccgggcccccatgagCCCAACCAGGAGACCATGGCGGGGCCAGCCCCAGTCTACGCCTCTCAAGTCGGCCGCAGCAGGACTCCCCAGCACAGGGCTACGAGGAACCACCTGCCCCACATTGCAGGGACCCCAAGGATGGAGATGGAACAGCAACCGCCCCGGCAGACTCTCCCCCTGAGGGAAGAAAAAATAtaacaattgaaaaaaacaagaaataaagGAGATCACAGATACGCCGACAAACAGGGCCATTCCCCCAGCAGCTAGCCGCCGCGCAACAACACACCATACAACATACCGAGAAAAGGTAAAGGGGTGGGCGGCGGGATGCATAGGCCCCAGACACGCTAAACCCTGTGGGGCAGGTAAGGTCTGGGGGCGACACCAGTCCCCAACGTCCCTACcctccaaaataaataaaaaatatatacatatatataaataataacaattacatacatacacacaaacatgtataaacaaacaaacaaacacataaacCGGAGGAGCAGCGATCCACCATCCACCGAGGATCGGCCAATCTATTCCCCCACAGGCCTAGCCACGTGCCGCCTCCCCCCATCAGACTAATTTACCAGtaatgcatggaaacgtagtctgTGTCTTTCCGACAAAAACATCACAATTGAGTCACAATCTAACCTAATTTGTTTTTTCCAGGATTGGTCGTAAACGAGCAGCTCAAATTCCGATGGTTCTGTCCCTCGTTTTTACTGTCACCAGTGCTTTGTGCCCATACTACGAACTATTTCTACTGTCACAGTTTTTGGTTGGCATTGGCAGCGGAGGTTTTCGGCTAAACGGCATCATAATAGGTAAAGTACTCACATTTGGTAATTGCAATGGGAATTTATATAAAAACAGATGATTACCCATTACATTACATTTATGTACGGTCAAATTGGAAATGTAAGCTATGTAATTGTATGTAATTTTCTGGT from Entelurus aequoreus isolate RoL-2023_Sb linkage group LG14, RoL_Eaeq_v1.1, whole genome shotgun sequence carries:
- the LOC133665458 gene encoding solute carrier family 22 member 13-like, with amino-acid sequence MADFGEILRNIGEFGTFQKLLICAVSFPSTIITFTFACLLFIQLDPERHCNTDWILKADANLTSEEQLNLTVPLEQDGSFSRCRMFVPVDWDIGTIREHGLNDTTVCQNGWVYNSELYTATIVTDFDLVCDRAHLPQLAQSVSMMGVLLGCLLFGPVAESIGRKRAAQIPMVFSLIFTVVTALCPYYGLFLLSLFLAGVGSGGFRLNAIILATEWIGPSKRSWGACIIQLCGAAGKAILAGLIYAIRDWRLAQLISAVPQAVVCIYIWFLPESARWLLGRGRTEEAKELLSKAAAVNKRTFTDSHLEKVVVNKIDRKSGILILFQSSLLKKYFFIVVFIWFSVNIGYFCITFNVGNFGLDVFMTQMFFGLTEMPAQILCMWLLEAVGRRISFISTLLVGGLLCILMLVFNQGNAVAVTTLATLGRFTFFWALSICNVYLQELFPTSCRQTAFGLGTIMCRVGSLIAPLINMLAMYHWSIPTVSFSVLILISAGLSFLLPETRGTELPETTEEVERNRNKKKMKNECESNTHIPSSRL